Within Nitrospirota bacterium, the genomic segment GGCAGCATGAATGGTGCCACGTGCCATCAGAACAGTGTGAGTACTATGTGAAGAGCGATGAAGTTGGAACGTTTTGTGAGGATGGTCAAAAAGGTCTTCCGGCGAGGCCGCAGCGAGTGAAGGCCCGAGGCCGTACCCTCTGGGGCGCACGGTGCGACGAATAAGGAGTACCACGTTTGTGCGCGCCGCCGAGTGGTGAGGCGGCCGGGTCCCCGTTGAGGGTCTGAACGGTGCGAGAACGAAGCCGGAGGCCTTTTTCACCATCCGTCTACTCGACTCGGTAGCCTTTGGCAGCCAGGCAGGTATCGCGCATGGCATTGATGGTCGAGATCCCGTGCAGGGCGCGGGCATGGTCGGCGGGGCTTTGGGGGCCTGAGCCGAAGGGAAAGGGGGTGCGTTGGTTGTAGAACTGGTTTTCGTTCGCCAGTCTCGCCTTGTACTCGCACTCCATATAATCCCGTTCCAGATCTCGCTGACTTAGCCCTTGGGGATTGTCTCCACGCTCAAAGGAACCTGGCGCACATCCGGTACAGATCAGCGCAATGGCTACTAGCAAGGCGGGTTTCATCAACAGTTGTCCCATACTCAAAGACCTACCATTGGATAGTGCCATCGTCAAGCGGACCTATTGGCCAGCGATGGCATCGGCGCAATGGTTGCCACTGACAATCGCGCTTTCCAGGTTGGGCGGCCATCCTGTATCGGTCCAGGCCCCAGCCACGAGCAAGTTGGCGATCGGACTCCGTTGAATGGGCCGATGCAATTTCGTGCCGGGCCTGAGTGAGAGGGTGGCGTTGGGTATCGTGCGGCGGCGGATCGGCCCGAGCCTGCATCCGGGTCGGAGAAGTCCCAACGATCTGAGCATGTCAGGGATGAGGCTTTCTAGGTTGGAGTCCGGTCGAGTCTGCGCAAGTTGATGGTCGGTTGAGATCAGGGAGAAGTCTGTGCGGTCAGGCGTTGCCGCTGTGATGAGTAGCGAGTGAAACGGGGTATCGCCTAAGAGGATGAGGCGAGGGGTGGCGCAGGGTTGCTCGGCTTGCAGATGCAAGAGTGTGCCGTCTTGCGAACCCAGTTCCCCAAGCTGCTGGAAGTAGGCATAGAGGGTCAGCCATCGCTCCGGAAGTAACGGTGTGAGTTGCTGCGGGGGCAGGGCGGCGATATACCAATCGGCCTGCAGCAGTGACCCATTTTTCAAGAGGACGCCTGTGATGCGATCTCGCTCATACCTGAACTGTGCCGAGTCGGTCTTGCGTAAGATGGTCGCCCCGCCCGTCGTCAGTCCCTCAGTGATGGGTTGGATCAGGCAGGTCTGCAGCGAGTCCTGGACAATCGAGATGCGGTTATCGTGACGAGTGCTCATGAACAGAGGCCGCAGCGA encodes:
- a CDS encoding FAD-dependent oxidoreductase; translation: MTPTHAQSVVILGGGPAGLTAAYRLIQHGYRVTIVDPLPLVADAPADTPLYDGSEPLTVLGCHHATQALLRSLHANLQQPIGLHIPLEFRLNESTIARYPRAWLPAPLHTWVSLLRFTGLPWKERWRLVSRLERLWEDNERLPADLEQRTAEEWLASIGQSAQTCRIVWNPLARWLTGNALTALSADAFITSLRPLFMSTRHDNRISIVQDSLQTCLIQPITEGLTTGGATILRKTDSAQFRYERDRITGVLLKNGSLLQADWYIAALPPQQLTPLLPERWLTLYAYFQQLGELGSQDGTLLHLQAEQPCATPRLILLGDTPFHSLLITAATPDRTDFSLISTDHQLAQTRPDSNLESLIPDMLRSLGLLRPGCRLGPIRRRTIPNATLSLRPGTKLHRPIQRSPIANLLVAGAWTDTGWPPNLESAIVSGNHCADAIAGQ